Below is a window of Myxococcus guangdongensis DNA.
GTGGCGGCGAAGGTGGCGCGAGAGCTCACCCGCTGGGAGATTGTCGACGACGCGCGCTTCATCCCCACCGTCGCGGACACGCCCTACAGCCACCGGGGCATGCGCCTGGACCGCTACGACAAGCCGCTCGTCCACCAGCGCCGGCTGATGGAGCGCATCTATTTCCGTCAGCCCCGCACCGTCACCGAGGACGAAGTGCCCGTGGTCGTGACGCGCGAGGCGGTAGGCTGAAGGGCGCATGAGCCTGGATGCACACGTCCTCGAAACCCTCGTGGCCCAGCGAAGGCGCTTCCTCGCCTTCCTCGCCCCCCGCGTCGGCAGTCCCGAAGAGGCCGAGGAGGTCCTCCAGCTCGCCCTGGTGAAGGGCCTGGAGAAGGGCGAGGCCCTGCGCGACGAGGAAAACGCGGTGGCCTGGTTCTACCGCCTGCTGCGCAACGTGCTGGTGGACCGCCACCGCCGCGCCCAGCGCGAGTCCCAGGCCCTGGCCCTCGAGGAGGCCGAGGCGCCTCGCTCCACCGAGGATACCGCCGCGCTCGAGTCCAGCGTGTGCGCGTGCGTCGCGGGGCTCGCCGACACCCTCAAGCCCGAGTACGCGCAGGCCATCCTCCGCGTGGACCTGGAGGGCACGCCCGTCGCCGCCTTCGCGGGCGAGGAGGGGCTCACCGCCAACAACGCCGCCGTGCGACTGCACCGCGCCCGACAGGCCCTGGGCCGCAGGCTCATCGAGCTGTGCGGGACGTGCTGCACCCACGGCTGCGTGGACTGCGTCTGCGAGCCAGGCCGCCCCCGCGTGGGCGACGCGCCCTCATCCTGAGGTGAAGTGGAACCGCGGTGCCGGCTCGGCGGACCAACGCGCGAGGGCTCGACGCGGAAAGAGATTCCCGAGGGCCGTCTTGCTTCGTGGAGTCATGTGCTCCACGAAGGCTCGACGGATTCCCGCTGGACGGGCGTCAGTGCGCCGGTTGAGCGGGTTCCTGTTGCGGCTGCGAGCCAACCCCGGCCCGGGCCTCGTACGCGTTGCAACCACTCGCGCCGGAGACCTTCAGGTCGAACTTCCGCAGACTCGCCTGCATGCAGCGCTGCGTCTCGTTGTCACTGGGGTTGGGTTTGTCGCTGGCGAAGTAGCGACAACCCTTGCAGTTGCCCCACGTTCCTTCCGCCATGTTGACCTCCTCGGTGAAAAGGGTGCTTCGACTTCTCTCCGAGGTTGGGGCCGGTGGTGGGCTCTCACAAGAGCCCCGCCCACCTTCCCCAGGAAGCGCTCGCCCCGGTGCCTGGCGTCGAGCGTCCAGGTCACCGAGGCGTGAGCACGCCTACTGCTGCTCGGGCGCCGGCTGCTGCGTCTGGACCGGAGCGTCGGGCGCGGTGTGCTGCTGCAGCTGGGTGGCGTCGCCGGGCAGCGGCTGCACCACGGGCGGCGCGGCGCTCTCGTCCTTCAGGTCCGAGTCGAGGCCACGCGCCTCGAACGCACCCACCGAGCGCAAGAGCTTCAGCGCCGCGACGGACGCCTGCAGCCGCTCGGCCACCAGGCCAATCTCCGCCTGCGTCAGCGCCGTGTTCGCGTCGGCGACTTCCAGGTACGTGGCGACGCCCGCCTTGAAGGAGACGTCCGTCAGGCGCTGCCCCTCACGCGCCAGCTCCACCGTCTGCTCCGCCTTGAGGCGGTTGGCCAGCGCGCTCTCCAGATCCAGCTGCGCCGTCTTCACTTCCTGACGCGCCGTCAGCTCCGCCTTGCGCTGCGTGGCCAGCGACTCGGCGATCTTCGCGGACGCCTCGGAGAGGTTCGCCTCGCGAAGCCCGCCGTCCCACAGCGTCCAGTTGGCGCCGAAGGTGATGAGCCAGACGTCCGCGCGACCCTGGAAGCCCGCCGCGTTCGCCACGCGGAACTGCCCCGTCACACCCAGCGTGGGCAGGTAGCTGAACCACACGCCGCGCTTGTTGATGCGCGCCAGCTCCGTCGTCTCACGCGCCGCGGCCACATCCGCGCGCTGCTCGAGCGACTTCTGCACCAGCACCTCCGCCTCCGTCTTCACCGGCACCTGCGGCTCGGGAGGAGGCGCCACCTCGAAGTCCGGGCTGTCCACCGCCAAGAGCGTCGCCAGCACCAGCTTCGCGGACGCCAGCGCGTTCTTCGCGCGGATGAGGTCCTGCTCGGCGCGCGACAGGTCCTGCTCGGCGCGCAGGAGCGCCACGCGCGTCACCGTGCCGGCGTCGAAGCGGACCTTGGTGTCCTTGGCGCGGGCGCCGTTGAGCTCCACCAGCCGCTCCTGCACCGTCACCGCCTGGGCCTGCGCCGCGGCGCCGTAGTACGCCTGCGCCACGCCGAAGAGGATTTCGCGCCGGGCCTGCTCCACGTTGAGCTCCGCGACGCGCTCGCTCTTGTACGCGGCCTGGATGCCCGCCCACAGCTGCGGGGCGATGATGGCCTGACGCAGCTCCGCCTGGAACTGGCGCTGCACCAGCGGCTGGATGACCACCGGCTCGGGGCCCAGCGGGCCGGGAGGGATGATGGCCGCGTTGGAGTTGCGCACGATGGCCGCGCCCACGGTGACGGTGGGCAGGTAGCCCGCCCACGCCTTGCGCGACGCCGTGTCCGCCTGCCGCAGCCGGGCCTGGGCCGCCTTCAGGTCCAGGTTCTCCTTGCGCGCCTGGTTGAGCGCGTCCTCCAGTGTCAGCACGGGGGGCGGTGCCGCGGCCAGGGTGGCCGCCAGGGTCAACGCCAGAAGTGAGCTCATAACCGCCTCTGCCTCCTCGTGGAGCCCCGCGCCAGCGCGGAGTGCCCCATTTGCGTCCTCGAAGGACTTGCTACGGGTTGTGTCTTGGGTGCGCGCGCCCGGACGCCTTGCCCGGATGCGTCATGCTCTGTGGGAATTCAGCGCGAAGTGCCGAACCGGCTCTTATGAAGTTCGTCCGCCGCCGCATCGCTTCTTCCGCCGTCCTGTTCCGCGTCCGGCCCCACATAGGCCATGTCGTTCTATTTTGGAAGCTCCGGAATGTAGTAACCCTCAATAGTTGATGAAATCAATTGTTTAGGTGGGCGGGGTGAATTACCATGAGAGGTATGAGCGGAAGCAGCGAGAGTCTGGAGCGACGCGGCAGGTCACCGGACGCCGGGCAGCAAGCCTCTGAGGACACGGGGCTGCCCAGGCAGGCGTGGACGCTGCTGTTCGAGCTGATGCACGCGCACATGCGCAACTTCCCCGCGCTGGCCGCGGAGTTCGAGCTGTCCCCGGTGCAGGCGCACGTGGTGCGTCAGCTCGGCGAGGGGCCGCTGGCGATGAGCACGCTGGCCAACTACCTGTCCTGTGACGCGTCCAACGTGACGGGCCTGGTGGACCGCATGGAGGCGCGAGGCCTCGTCGAGCGCCGCAGCAGCGAGCAGGACCGGCGCGTGAAGATGCTGGTGCTGACGGAGGCGGGCGTGGCCCTGCGCGAGCGGTTGCTCGAGCGGATGGCGGAGCCGCCCGAGCCCATCGCCGCGCTGTCGGACGAGGATCTGCGCGCGCTGCGCGACATCATGCGCCGGGCGCTGCGCTCGCAGTGACGTGGGGGGCCCCGGAGGGACGGGGCCCGCGCGCCGCTTCAGTCCAACAGGAACGTGTACGAGTACTTCATCTCCGTGGACACCGCCTCGCCGCCCTTGATGGCGGGCTTGAAGCGGAAGCGCTTGATGGCGTCGCGCGCCGCCTCGTTGAGGCCGTAGCCCGGGCCGGAGATGACCTTGGCGGAGACGACGCGGCCCTCGTTGTCGATGGTGATGGACAGCGTCACCGTGCCCTCGATGCCCGCGCGGCGCGCCTCCTCCGGGTAGGGGACCTTCACCTCGGAGGCCACGGTGGGCTCGGAGTCCACCTGGTAGATGGGCGTGTACTTGGGCGCCGAGTACCCCTTCACGTCCTTGGGGTCCTTCGCGGTGCTGTCCACCTTGCCGTAGGACGTGTTGCCCACGGGCGCGGCGAACGAGCCCGCGCTGGTGGTGGACGACATCGTCATGCCCACCACCAGCGGCGGCGGCTTGGCCTGGGGCGTGGGCGGCGGCGGCTCGTTGGGGGGCGGCGGTGCCTGCTCGGGCGGAGGCGGCTGGGGCTTCGTCTCCGCGACCTTGATGGGCGGCGGCTTCACCGGCTTGGGCTTGGGAGGAGGCGGCTTGGGCTCCTCCTTCTTCTCCTCGGGAGGCGGCGGCGGAGGCGGCTTCCGCACCTCCACCATGACCAGCTCCACGGGGCGCTGCACCACGGGGCGGGGACGGTCCGCCATGTGGCTCAGGTACCAGAAGCCCACGCCGTGCAGCACCAGCGACACGAGCAGGAAGGCGCCCACGAACACGAGCGAGCGCTCGCGGCGGGGGAAGGAGTTGTCTTGGAGGACCGCCTGGCTCATGTGCTGTGTCGTGCCGTCAGGGAGTGGCGGGCGCGGCCGCGGGGGCCACGTCCTTCTCGATGTTGAGGGCGAACTTCGCGATGCCCTGGCCCTTCACCGTGTCGATGAGGCGCATCACCTGTCCGTAGGCGATGGTCTGGTCGGCGCTGATGATGGCGCGCGTGTCCTTGTCCTTGGCCACGGCCTCCGCGACCTTGGTGGTCAGCTCCGGCTCCGTGACGGCCGCGCCGTCGAAGTAGAGCTTGCCCTCCTTGTCGAGCACGACGTTGACCAGGCCCTGCACCGTCTCGCCGCCGTTGGCCGCGCGGGGCAGGTCCACCTCCACCGTCTCGCGGACGATGAAGTTCGCCGTCACCATGAAGATGATGAGCAGCACCAGCACCACGTCCACCAACGGCGTGACGTTGATGCCCGTGATTTCCTCTTCGTTCTCCTGCGCGCCGCCCGCCATGGCCTAGCGGACCTCCGCGGCGCGGGCGGCCGTGTCCGGCGTGCGACCCGAGGCGCGCATGCTGCCGACGAGCGCGTGGCCCAGGGCGTTGGTGCGGCTGGTCACCGTCTTGAGCTGACGGTTGAAGATGTTGAACGCGACGACGGCGGGAATCGCGACGGCCAGGCCCACCGCCGTGGCGACGAGCGCCTCGGAGATGCCGGCCATGACGGTCTGCTGGATGGCCGCGCCCTTCACGTTGCTGGCGCCCAAATCGTTGAACGCCTTGATGATGCCGAGCACGGTGCCGAACAGACCGATGAACGGCGCGTTGTTGCCCAGCGTGCCCAGAAAGGACAGGAAGCGCTCGTACTGGGGACGCTCGCGCGCCATGGTGGACGCAATCACCTGCTCCACGGTGTCGGCGCCCTGCGCGCTGGAGGCGAGCGCCTCGCGGATGACGGCGGCCTCCATGCCCGTCTTGCCCTCGATGGCCTTGCGCCCCGCCTCGAAGTCGCCCTTCGCGAGCCGCACCGCGAGCGCCTCCGAGTCCGGCAGCCGGTGGCGGGTGAAGTACACCGCGCGCTCCAGCATGATGGCGATGGAGAGCACCGAGAGGACGACGAGAATCCAGAGGACCCACTCGGCGGACGTGAGCGTGACGCCGAGCAGCTTGCTGCTGAGCCAGCCGAGCTCGGAGTGCCCTGACTGGGCCAGGAGGATGGGGGGGAGCGTCATGCGCCCATCTGTTTCTCCGTCCGCCCTGAAAGTCAAATGGATCAGCCGGTTTGTCCGCTTCCCGGGCCCGCGGGCCGCGACTGGAAACACATTTGTTGCCCGGCCGTCCGCCCCTTTTCAGGCCCGGGTTCCCACGCGGACTCGGAGTGTTGGTCCGCGTGGGTCCGGCACCTTCATGGGGGCGTCATCTTGAGCAGGCGGCCGTTCGGGTCGTCGGTGAGCAGGTACAGCGCGCCCTCGGGTCCCTGCACCACCTCGCGCACCCGTGCGTTGTTAACGGGCTTGAGCCGCTCCTCGCCCACCACCCGGTCATTCTGCAGGACCAGCCGTATCAGCGCGTGCCCCGACAGCGCCCCGATGAAGATGTTGCCCCGCCACTCCGGGAACAGGTTCCCCGAGTAGATGGTCATCCCGGACGGAGATATCACTGGGTTCCAGAAGTAAACGGGTTGCTCCATGCCCGGACCCTGGCCGGACTGGTGGATGGGGGCGCCGGAGTACTCGGTGCCGTAGCCGATGGTGGGCCAGCCGTAGTCCTTGCCGCGCTCCACCAGGTTGAGCTCGTCGCCGCCCAACGGGCCCATCTCCGCCTCCCAGAGCCGGCCCCGTGCGTCGAGCGCGGCGGCCAGCACGTTGCGGTGGCCCAGCGAGAAGATTTCGGAGCGGGCGCCGACCTGGTCGTAGAAGGGGTTGTTCGAGGGCACGGTGCCGTCGGGGAAGATGCGGACAATCTTGCCGAAGTGGCTGTTGAGCTGTCGGGCCTGGACGCGGCCGGGGAGGATGGAGCGCTCGCCCAGCGTGACGAACAGGGTGCCGTCCGGGTGGAAGACGATGCGCCCGCCCGCGTGCAGCGTCGAGTCCAGCGTGGGCTTCATGCGGAAGATGACCTGCAGGCCCTCGATGCGCGGCTGGGCGCCGTCCACCAGCCGCCCGCGCGCCACGGCCAGCCCGTTGCCGTCGGTGTCGCGGCCGTTGCCCGCCTCGCGCGGCTCGTAATAGCTCCAGTAGATGTAGCGGCTCTGGGCGTAGTCGGGGCCTACCTCCACGTCCATCAACCCGCCCTGGCCCCGGCCGTCCACGGGCGGCAGTCCGTCCACGGGCGCCGACTTCGCGCCCTGCTGGGTGACGATGAAGAGCTTCCCGGTGGGCTTCTCCGTCACCAGCATCCGTCCGTCCGGGAGGAAGGCGATGGCCCAGGGGTAGTTGAAGCCAGTTGCAACGGTGGTGACTTTGTAACGCGTCTGCGAAACGACGACGGGGCCGTTCGTCTGTCCGGGGAAGGCGGGAGGGAAGGGGGACGCCAGGGCCGCGGCGCCCGGTGGGCTGGGAGGTGGCGGGGCGGGAGTGGCCTTCACGGGTGGCGGTGGGGCGGCGCTCTGGGCGTGGGCGGTTCCCGTGAGGGACAGGAAGAGGGCGCAGGCGAGACTCGACAAAGACAGACACAAGCGCATGGGGCTCCTCGGGCGGTGGTTGGAGGTCGAAGGGCAGCTAACCATCGCGTGGACGGGCTGGGTTCCGAGGCGCCAGGGGCTGTGGCCGGTTGGACAGGTGAAGGGTTCGGCGTCAGTCCTTGCGGGGCCGCGCACGTCCCTTCGGGGCATGAAGACCGTCACGACGATGACAGAGGCCGACGATGCGCCAGGGGCTGGCGACGCGGCCCGCATGCTGCTGGTGCTCGACCTGGACGAGACGTTGATTCACACGCGTGAGAAGCCGCTCGCGCGCAAGGCGGACCTCAAGGTCCACCGGCTCCACGTCTACCTGCGCCCGCATGTGGAGCGCTTCATGGCGGACTGTGCGCAGCGCTTCCGGATGGCCTTCTGGTCTGCGGCGTCGGACGACTACGTGAAGGTGCTCGCCCGGCGCCTGCTCCCGCGAGGGTGTCGGCCCGAGTTCACGTGGGGGCGGAGCCGGTGCACCTTCGCGATGGACGCGGCGCGCGTCCGGGAGGAGGGGTTCATGGACCCCTCCAGGCACTACGGCTACGTGAAGAGGCTGCGCAAGCTGCGGCGCCGGGGCTACCGACTGGAGCGCGTGCTCATCGTCGATGACACGCCCGCCACGTGTGTCCACAACTACGGCAACGCCATCTACGTGAAGCCCTTCGAGGGTGACACGGCGGATGCCGAGCTGCCGGCGCTCTCGCGCTACCTGGCGACGCTCGCGGACCTGCCCGACGTGCGACGGCTGGAGAAGCGGGGCTGGAGGACGGCGGGGACTTGAGGGACAGTCGGGAGCCTTCCTCCTGGAGGACTCCCGCATGTCGAACCAGCCGCCCGACGATTCCTGGCGCCCCGTCCCTCCGCCGCCCCGGCCGTCGCACATGCCGCCAGCGCTCGAGGCGTCGACGCGCGACCCACGGATTCCCGAGGGCAGCGCGGACTACTCCTCGGCGTTGGCGGACTCGGCGGCGTACAAGCGCGGGGACATCGCCTTCGAGGAGCTCCAGCGGCGCGTGCTCGCGCGGGCGCTCCCGCCGCACCACCTGGGGGACGCGTATCTCATGATGACGCCCCCGCCGCCGCCGCCCGGCATGCTCTCGAGCTTCAATCCCCTGCGGATGCCGGGCGACTGGCGCGGGACGTGGGGAGAAGTCGCGATGACGCTCTTCGCGGGCGACATCACCCATGAGGAATACACGCGCCTGCACGCGGCGGCGCATCCGGACTGCCGGCGCTGAGGGCCCCGCGTCACTCCGGATAGGACGACTTCGCGCTCGGCTTCGGCGCGTCGCGCTGGCGCCGGTACTCCTCCCAATTCCGGCGGGACGTGGCCTCGCTCTCGAGCTCGTGGCGCAGCTTGTCCGGGTACTCGGCGGCGATGATGGGGGCGAAGGCCTCCAGGGCCTCCTTGAGCGCGGGGAAGGGCACCACGTCCTTGTCGACGAGGATTTCCCAGGGCTCCGATGTCGAGCCCCGCTGCATGGTGAAGCCGACGCCCTGCTCCAGCCAGGTCTGGGGCACCTTGATGCGCAGGGTGCCGTGGGTGTTGCTGTCGCAGTCCTGCATGGAGACGGCTTCGGGGTGCCTGCGTCGGCCCCGGGCGTCCCACCGCTTGTATTCGATGCTGCAGGCCTCGAGCGGGCGGAGCTGCTCCTGGACGGAGGCGAGCTCGGCCAGGTCGCCCACGTCCGAGGTCCGCAGGAAGCCCTCCTTCTGCAGGCCGATGGCCACCGCGCCCAGTCCCCCGCCGACCACGAGGATGAAGCACAGCATGGCGAGCAACCACCAGCCGGATGGCTGCTTGCGGGGGCCGGGGAGGGGCGCGGGCTCATGCATGTCGAGGTCCTCGAGGGCGGCGCGTCCGAACAAGGTGGCGGCGGAGTCGTCGCAGAAGAAGGCCGCAGATACTCCGGGCTCCCCGCCCCTTAAAAGCCCCTTCGCGTCGCCGAAAGGCAGATGGAACCAGGAGGCAGGTGCCTCTTGGTGGCGCTCCGGAGCTCCGGGTACCGTGCTCCCATGACTCAAGACATCGCTCGACCCGACACCACCCCCTCCAACCCGCGCCAGGACAGCGAGGCCGTGGCGGCGCTCTCCCCAAGGGCGCGTGAGCTCGCGCGTCTGGTGGGTCGTCGCGCCGACGACGCGGCCGTGATGGCCTATGTGACGGGGGTGGGTGGGACGGTGCCCGATTCGACTTCCGACGCGGAGGACTCCGCCTTCGTCACCTCGAAGGCCGCCGGCGTGGACCTGCTGTTCACGCACCGGGTGCTGCACGAGTCCTATCCACCCATCCGCAAGGGAGCCGCCGCCTGTCTGCCGTATCTCTTCGCGGTGTGGCTGAAGCCGGGCTTCCCGGAGCCGTTGCCGTTGGGGGTGTCCCTCGACATGAGCGCGGACGC
It encodes the following:
- a CDS encoding TolC family protein — translated: MSSLLALTLAATLAAAPPPVLTLEDALNQARKENLDLKAAQARLRQADTASRKAWAGYLPTVTVGAAIVRNSNAAIIPPGPLGPEPVVIQPLVQRQFQAELRQAIIAPQLWAGIQAAYKSERVAELNVEQARREILFGVAQAYYGAAAQAQAVTVQERLVELNGARAKDTKVRFDAGTVTRVALLRAEQDLSRAEQDLIRAKNALASAKLVLATLLAVDSPDFEVAPPPEPQVPVKTEAEVLVQKSLEQRADVAAARETTELARINKRGVWFSYLPTLGVTGQFRVANAAGFQGRADVWLITFGANWTLWDGGLREANLSEASAKIAESLATQRKAELTARQEVKTAQLDLESALANRLKAEQTVELAREGQRLTDVSFKAGVATYLEVADANTALTQAEIGLVAERLQASVAALKLLRSVGAFEARGLDSDLKDESAAPPVVQPLPGDATQLQQHTAPDAPVQTQQPAPEQQ
- a CDS encoding HAD family hydrolase, whose amino-acid sequence is MKTVTTMTEADDAPGAGDAARMLLVLDLDETLIHTREKPLARKADLKVHRLHVYLRPHVERFMADCAQRFRMAFWSAASDDYVKVLARRLLPRGCRPEFTWGRSRCTFAMDAARVREEGFMDPSRHYGYVKRLRKLRRRGYRLERVLIVDDTPATCVHNYGNAIYVKPFEGDTADAELPALSRYLATLADLPDVRRLEKRGWRTAGT
- a CDS encoding energy transducer TonB, translating into MSQAVLQDNSFPRRERSLVFVGAFLLVSLVLHGVGFWYLSHMADRPRPVVQRPVELVMVEVRKPPPPPPPEEKKEEPKPPPPKPKPVKPPPIKVAETKPQPPPPEQAPPPPNEPPPPTPQAKPPPLVVGMTMSSTTSAGSFAAPVGNTSYGKVDSTAKDPKDVKGYSAPKYTPIYQVDSEPTVASEVKVPYPEEARRAGIEGTVTLSITIDNEGRVVSAKVISGPGYGLNEAARDAIKRFRFKPAIKGGEAVSTEMKYSYTFLLD
- a CDS encoding ExbD/TolR family protein, with the protein product MAGGAQENEEEITGINVTPLVDVVLVLLIIFMVTANFIVRETVEVDLPRAANGGETVQGLVNVVLDKEGKLYFDGAAVTEPELTTKVAEAVAKDKDTRAIISADQTIAYGQVMRLIDTVKGQGIAKFALNIEKDVAPAAAPATP
- a CDS encoding PQQ-dependent sugar dehydrogenase, whose translation is MRLCLSLSSLACALFLSLTGTAHAQSAAPPPPVKATPAPPPPSPPGAAALASPFPPAFPGQTNGPVVVSQTRYKVTTVATGFNYPWAIAFLPDGRMLVTEKPTGKLFIVTQQGAKSAPVDGLPPVDGRGQGGLMDVEVGPDYAQSRYIYWSYYEPREAGNGRDTDGNGLAVARGRLVDGAQPRIEGLQVIFRMKPTLDSTLHAGGRIVFHPDGTLFVTLGERSILPGRVQARQLNSHFGKIVRIFPDGTVPSNNPFYDQVGARSEIFSLGHRNVLAAALDARGRLWEAEMGPLGGDELNLVERGKDYGWPTIGYGTEYSGAPIHQSGQGPGMEQPVYFWNPVISPSGMTIYSGNLFPEWRGNIFIGALSGHALIRLVLQNDRVVGEERLKPVNNARVREVVQGPEGALYLLTDDPNGRLLKMTPP
- a CDS encoding MotA/TolQ/ExbB proton channel family protein, producing the protein MTLPPILLAQSGHSELGWLSSKLLGVTLTSAEWVLWILVVLSVLSIAIMLERAVYFTRHRLPDSEALAVRLAKGDFEAGRKAIEGKTGMEAAVIREALASSAQGADTVEQVIASTMARERPQYERFLSFLGTLGNNAPFIGLFGTVLGIIKAFNDLGASNVKGAAIQQTVMAGISEALVATAVGLAVAIPAVVAFNIFNRQLKTVTSRTNALGHALVGSMRASGRTPDTAARAAEVR
- a CDS encoding MarR family winged helix-turn-helix transcriptional regulator gives rise to the protein MSGSSESLERRGRSPDAGQQASEDTGLPRQAWTLLFELMHAHMRNFPALAAEFELSPVQAHVVRQLGEGPLAMSTLANYLSCDASNVTGLVDRMEARGLVERRSSEQDRRVKMLVLTEAGVALRERLLERMAEPPEPIAALSDEDLRALRDIMRRALRSQ
- a CDS encoding RNA polymerase sigma factor translates to MSLDAHVLETLVAQRRRFLAFLAPRVGSPEEAEEVLQLALVKGLEKGEALRDEENAVAWFYRLLRNVLVDRHRRAQRESQALALEEAEAPRSTEDTAALESSVCACVAGLADTLKPEYAQAILRVDLEGTPVAAFAGEEGLTANNAAVRLHRARQALGRRLIELCGTCCTHGCVDCVCEPGRPRVGDAPSS